The following proteins are co-located in the Hydrogenobacter hydrogenophilus genome:
- a CDS encoding porin, producing the protein MKKVLLTGAILSLWTLQAQAASIRLDEETFSTLDLTLRITAQRLGKARSDVKDWTDFSIRRATINMAGQANKYVKFEFEGDFSPNTTNRGSHQAASASINDAVITLDLADELKIRTGKYRVPFARANLTSSRNYVIPTGIRWGAGDGQTGYKAPSWNPFAPATLAGDRDYGMTFWGNIADGLFQYRVGIFDGKFDHTDTALGYKDNIAYGIRLEMNPVMLGYKADKGWGKADSYLGKMNVFNIGVAYWAQKWDDNKGSSGTAKAYTVDALWEQKFGDMVPNLQLGYIGQTSLPSTLGFSGTKPKTNAYYVQGQLLYDQMVGIGKPALALRYEYSEYKNFNMTDPVTKAYLGKGKVGRTSVFLNYYIKGWNAVLSAGVDIVNPNGAMKRYNSDGKTYTGKNFTDFTIAMQTIF; encoded by the coding sequence ATGAAGAAGGTCTTACTTACAGGTGCCATACTGTCCTTATGGACTCTTCAGGCTCAAGCAGCATCTATAAGATTAGATGAGGAAACTTTTTCCACACTGGATCTCACTCTTAGGATAACCGCACAGAGGTTAGGAAAAGCCAGAAGTGATGTAAAGGACTGGACAGACTTTTCTATAAGAAGAGCAACTATCAACATGGCAGGTCAAGCAAATAAGTACGTTAAGTTTGAGTTTGAAGGCGATTTTTCCCCTAACACCACCAATAGGGGAAGCCATCAGGCAGCTTCTGCCAGTATAAATGACGCAGTTATAACATTGGATCTTGCTGATGAACTCAAAATAAGGACAGGTAAGTACAGAGTACCCTTCGCAAGAGCAAACCTCACATCTTCCAGAAACTATGTGATTCCAACAGGAATAAGGTGGGGTGCAGGAGACGGTCAGACAGGTTATAAAGCGCCAAGTTGGAACCCCTTCGCACCAGCAACCTTAGCAGGAGACAGAGATTACGGTATGACCTTCTGGGGTAATATAGCTGATGGTCTTTTCCAATACAGGGTAGGTATATTTGACGGTAAGTTTGATCACACCGACACAGCTCTTGGTTATAAAGACAACATAGCCTACGGTATAAGGTTGGAAATGAACCCAGTAATGTTGGGCTACAAAGCGGATAAGGGCTGGGGAAAGGCAGATAGCTATTTAGGAAAAATGAACGTATTTAACATAGGCGTAGCATACTGGGCTCAAAAGTGGGATGATAACAAAGGAAGTTCAGGTACTGCGAAAGCCTACACTGTGGATGCTCTTTGGGAGCAAAAGTTTGGCGATATGGTACCTAACCTACAACTTGGATACATAGGTCAGACCAGCCTACCCTCTACTTTAGGATTTAGTGGAACAAAACCTAAAACCAACGCTTACTATGTTCAAGGACAACTACTCTACGACCAGATGGTGGGTATAGGAAAACCTGCTCTTGCGCTTCGCTACGAATACTCAGAATACAAAAACTTTAACATGACAGATCCCGTAACCAAGGCTTACCTTGGAAAAGGCAAAGTGGGCAGGACTTCCGTATTTCTCAACTACTACATAAAAGGATGGAATGCAGTGCTGAGCGCAGGTGTTGACATAGTAAATCCTAACGGAGCAATGAAGAGGTATAATTCTGACGGCAAGACCTACACAGGAAAGAACTTTACCGACTTTACTATAGCGATGCAAACCATCTTTTGA
- the cmk gene encoding (d)CMP kinase: MKIAIDGPAGSGKSTIAKILSEKLNLPYLDTGKVYRAFAYIAKEEGIDMTDKKQVLSLFDKAPVVNISVAKTEIIFRGRCLDVELKGEEIGRYASIMGSIPEFRERMVKFFRNLVGDTQVVAEGRDVGTHIFPDAPIKLFITASLEERARRRFLELSGVSFEEVLKALSERDKRDMERPIYPFRPAEDAIIVDTTGKSVEKTVEEVLGIIKRKAPQHKLRG; the protein is encoded by the coding sequence ATGAAGATAGCCATAGACGGTCCTGCGGGGAGTGGGAAAAGCACCATAGCCAAGATCCTTTCAGAAAAACTAAACCTTCCCTATCTTGACACGGGAAAAGTTTATCGGGCTTTTGCTTACATAGCAAAAGAGGAAGGTATAGACATGACAGATAAAAAACAAGTTCTTTCTCTGTTTGATAAAGCACCTGTGGTGAATATAAGCGTAGCAAAAACAGAGATAATTTTTAGAGGCAGGTGCCTTGATGTGGAGCTAAAAGGAGAAGAGATAGGCAGATACGCATCTATAATGGGAAGCATCCCTGAGTTCAGAGAAAGGATGGTTAAGTTTTTTAGGAATCTTGTTGGTGATACGCAAGTAGTTGCAGAGGGTAGAGATGTAGGCACTCACATATTTCCAGACGCACCCATAAAACTTTTCATAACCGCAAGCCTTGAGGAGAGAGCAAGAAGAAGATTTCTTGAGCTCTCTGGTGTGAGTTTTGAAGAAGTCCTTAAAGCGCTCTCAGAAAGAGACAAAAGGGATATGGAAAGACCCATCTATCCCTTTAGACCTGCAGAGGATGCCATCATTGTGGATACAACGGGAAAAAGTGTAGAAAAAACCGTTGAAGAAGTTTTAGGAATAATAAAAAGAAAAGCCCCACAGCACAAGCTGCGAGGGTAA
- a CDS encoding glycosyltransferase has protein sequence MGVLIFLLKTYMVFLMLFLFLYLIRHYFFTLNRALGKQRLYYQDVLDEDLPTVSVLVPMHNEEKVARHILDLLIASDYPKEKLEIIPINDHSTDKTKEILNEYAQKHPFIKPLHRYGDLPRGKQNGLNDALKIAKGEVIIVYDADYLPPKGQIRILATAFKDPQVGAVMGRVVPINAGKNLLTRLLDMERSGGYQVDQQARYNLNLIPQFGGTVGGFRKNLVVNLGGFDARILAEDTELTYKLYLNGYKVAYANSAECYEEAPEDWNVRARQLRRWSRGHNQVMFKYLLPTLLSKKLSFWQKVDGLLLLTVYMQPFMIFLGLLDSLLLFFLGEMEITSSYLFLLFIFAHNSFGNFAPFFEVGTALVLDGVMERVFLLPLMFFEFIFNIIYASLGFIDALIDLIMKRTVIWQKTERFRNV, from the coding sequence ATGGGGGTTCTGATATTCCTTTTAAAAACATACATGGTTTTCCTAATGCTCTTTCTTTTTCTTTATCTTATAAGACACTACTTTTTTACTTTAAACAGGGCTCTTGGCAAACAGAGGCTTTACTATCAAGATGTGTTGGACGAAGACCTACCTACTGTATCTGTTTTGGTTCCCATGCATAACGAAGAAAAGGTAGCCAGACATATACTGGACCTCCTTATTGCATCAGATTACCCAAAGGAAAAGTTAGAGATCATACCCATAAATGACCACTCAACAGATAAAACCAAAGAGATCCTTAATGAGTACGCTCAAAAGCATCCTTTTATAAAACCTTTACATAGGTATGGGGACTTACCACGAGGCAAACAGAACGGTTTAAATGACGCTCTAAAAATAGCAAAAGGGGAGGTAATAATAGTTTACGACGCAGATTACCTTCCACCCAAAGGACAAATTAGGATTTTAGCTACAGCTTTCAAAGATCCGCAGGTGGGTGCAGTCATGGGAAGAGTTGTTCCCATAAACGCCGGAAAGAACTTGCTTACGAGACTTCTTGATATGGAAAGGTCGGGTGGCTATCAGGTAGACCAACAGGCAAGGTATAACTTAAACCTGATACCTCAATTTGGAGGCACAGTTGGTGGTTTTAGAAAGAACTTGGTCGTAAACTTAGGTGGATTTGATGCGAGGATTCTGGCTGAAGATACAGAATTAACCTATAAGCTTTATCTGAATGGCTATAAAGTTGCTTACGCGAACAGTGCAGAGTGTTATGAGGAAGCACCGGAAGACTGGAATGTAAGAGCAAGACAGTTAAGAAGGTGGTCAAGGGGACATAATCAGGTGATGTTTAAGTATCTTCTACCTACGCTCCTCTCTAAAAAACTCAGCTTTTGGCAAAAGGTAGACGGTTTGTTGCTTCTCACCGTATATATGCAACCTTTTATGATCTTTTTGGGCTTGCTTGATTCTCTTTTACTCTTTTTCCTTGGTGAGATGGAAATAACAAGCTCTTATCTTTTTTTACTTTTCATATTTGCTCATAACTCCTTTGGGAACTTTGCTCCCTTCTTTGAGGTAGGCACTGCGCTGGTGCTTGATGGCGTAATGGAAAGGGTTTTTCTTTTGCCTTTGATGTTTTTTGAGTTCATCTTCAACATTATATATGCGTCTTTGGGTTTTATTGATGCGCTGATAGACCTCATAATGAAAAGAACCGTAATTTGGCAGAAAACTGAGAGGTTTAGAAATGTCTGA
- the wecB gene encoding non-hydrolyzing UDP-N-acetylglucosamine 2-epimerase codes for MKVLVVLGTRPEAIKLAPVINALKESGFELKVVATGQHDELLRHVLEFFRIDADFLHCMNPDLIENTACMAESLKEVLRAYKPHCVIVQGDTLSCYMGAYTAFLNKIPVLHVEAGLRSHDKFSPFPEEMFRKLTDELSDVLFAPTKRAVENLLKEGFPKDRIVLTGNTVVDAVQTALDLLDRDKIKRQLQKQINREIDAFDGLVFITSHRRENIGEPMKNIRDAVLELAQKFPHLLFLWSLHKNPQVRESILEGFTQLPDNLVFLEPLSYPQTLYLLERSKVIITDSGGIQEEACTLRKPVLITRTVSERLEVVDVGLGKVVGTEKEKIVKEFEKTYSNLGYYEKLSFENPYGDGRASERIKNFFLCDEVKNFMLNYKKDYKGDLYECTKVNSISGIY; via the coding sequence ATGAAAGTGCTCGTGGTTTTAGGCACAAGACCCGAAGCTATAAAGCTTGCACCAGTAATTAATGCCCTAAAAGAAAGCGGTTTTGAGCTTAAAGTAGTTGCCACGGGACAACACGATGAGCTTCTCAGACATGTTCTTGAATTTTTCCGTATAGATGCAGACTTTCTTCACTGTATGAATCCAGACCTTATTGAAAATACAGCGTGTATGGCAGAGTCTTTGAAAGAAGTTTTACGAGCGTATAAACCCCACTGCGTGATAGTTCAAGGAGACACTCTTAGTTGCTACATGGGAGCTTATACGGCCTTTTTGAATAAAATACCCGTTTTGCATGTTGAGGCAGGTCTAAGAAGCCATGATAAGTTCTCCCCATTTCCGGAGGAGATGTTCAGAAAACTTACAGATGAGCTATCCGATGTGCTTTTTGCTCCTACAAAAAGGGCGGTGGAAAACCTTCTAAAAGAGGGCTTTCCAAAGGATCGTATAGTACTAACAGGCAATACAGTAGTAGATGCAGTACAGACTGCACTTGATCTCCTTGATAGAGATAAGATCAAACGCCAGCTACAAAAGCAGATAAATAGGGAAATAGACGCTTTTGATGGCTTGGTTTTTATAACCTCTCACAGGAGGGAAAACATAGGAGAACCTATGAAAAATATAAGGGACGCAGTGCTTGAGCTTGCACAAAAGTTTCCCCATCTTCTCTTCCTTTGGTCTCTGCACAAAAACCCTCAAGTAAGAGAGAGCATTCTTGAAGGCTTTACACAATTACCAGATAACTTGGTATTCTTAGAACCCCTCAGTTATCCACAAACCCTTTACCTATTGGAGAGGTCAAAAGTGATAATTACTGACTCAGGAGGAATTCAGGAGGAAGCATGCACTTTGAGAAAACCTGTCCTCATAACAAGAACCGTTTCGGAAAGGCTTGAAGTGGTTGATGTAGGCTTGGGAAAAGTTGTAGGTACTGAAAAAGAGAAAATAGTAAAAGAGTTTGAAAAAACTTACAGTAATCTAGGTTATTACGAAAAGCTCTCTTTTGAAAATCCTTACGGAGATGGAAGGGCAAGCGAAAGGATAAAGAACTTCTTCCTTTGCGATGAAGTAAAGAACTTTATGTTAAATTACAAGAAAGATTACAAGGGGGATCTGTATGAGTGTACTAAGGTTAACTCCATTAGTGGTATTTATTAG
- a CDS encoding YaiO family outer membrane beta-barrel protein produces the protein MSVLRLTPLVVFISLSVYAFDFRLEAGGNYEYLSPNATYGSWKSGFLRLYHRPFSHFTYFLEGSVFSRKHDGDALLGVFGAYKDWSEWLYTYSSLSFGNNSSYLPKYRLDHEFNFKVGAKRNIVPSLGFTYIKYHDVHKNYIVYPGITYYGRGFVIAYKHFINRSYPGSVSSSSDLLSLGIGQEGKSWTYLDLSYGKQAYLATYLASPQEVRQKAFYISLSHRHWIKKSLGLFGSLNYLKLKDGYEKYGFQAGIFKEF, from the coding sequence ATGAGTGTACTAAGGTTAACTCCATTAGTGGTATTTATTAGTCTTAGCGTTTATGCCTTTGATTTCAGACTTGAAGCGGGAGGAAATTACGAATACCTCAGTCCAAATGCTACCTATGGCAGTTGGAAAAGTGGTTTTCTAAGACTTTACCACAGACCCTTTAGTCATTTTACTTACTTTTTAGAAGGTAGTGTTTTTAGTAGAAAACATGATGGTGATGCCTTACTTGGTGTTTTTGGAGCTTATAAAGACTGGAGCGAATGGCTATACACATACAGTAGTCTCTCTTTTGGGAACAACAGTTCTTACCTTCCCAAGTATAGGTTAGACCATGAGTTTAACTTTAAGGTGGGTGCAAAAAGGAACATAGTTCCCTCTTTAGGCTTTACATACATCAAATACCACGATGTTCACAAAAACTACATAGTTTATCCGGGCATTACCTATTACGGAAGAGGATTTGTGATAGCCTACAAGCACTTCATAAACAGAAGTTATCCGGGAAGCGTAAGTTCTTCGTCTGACCTTTTAAGTCTAGGCATAGGTCAAGAGGGGAAAAGTTGGACTTATCTGGACCTTTCCTATGGCAAACAGGCATACCTTGCTACATACTTAGCTAGTCCACAAGAGGTGAGACAAAAAGCCTTTTACATATCTCTTTCTCACAGACACTGGATAAAGAAAAGCTTAGGTTTATTCGGGAGTTTAAACTACTTGAAATTAAAAGACGGGTATGAAAAGTATGGCTTTCAAGCAGGCATATTCAAAGAGTTTTGA
- the selB gene encoding selenocysteine-specific translation elongation factor: protein MRYITLATGGHVDHGKTSLIKALTSIDTDRLPEEKRRGMSIDVGFAFIDLQKINTRVEIIDVPGHERFLKNAIAGLSSAQGLILVVDANEGLMPQTVEHIKLAKSFGIEHCVVAITKIDKADPELIKLVKEDVEEFLRKEDVKCFGFYLVSSTEGIGLEELKEGIAHYVESLPEPPKDAFFRLNVDSAFHIRGYGTVLRGSCVSGTVKEGDTLILEPLGIQAKVRNIQNHGSFVKEGKAWQRLAINLPEIDHKLVERGFWLVKKEELLKTKIILISADGIKPGKEYTFFFGMRGVSGIPRHIHENTYMVRLSQHVVCVRDERGAILDSSGRFVSGYKLLHPNPKRLSKTFIKKHLHLLGEDPTTYYLLEAGVKGISIKELSASFGRAINPQHTQSVRIGDVLYHPHTLKQVKERLLGLIQNSKGVVKLAEVVSKLKITQGVLSYILKDLRGYTVVEGYLLDERSAKIEELESFKKLMEFMQEGIKEEKELLHFKDILTVAVRKGYIHSLGEFLYIRDDIFKNFVEKLKELGDTFSVQQAKEKLGLTRKYLIPLLEYMDLKGLTRREGNVRKFTKKV, encoded by the coding sequence TTGAGATACATTACATTAGCCACTGGGGGACATGTAGATCACGGCAAAACATCTCTGATAAAGGCGCTTACCAGTATAGACACAGACAGACTACCTGAAGAGAAACGGCGAGGTATGAGCATAGATGTAGGTTTTGCCTTTATAGACCTACAAAAGATAAACACGAGAGTGGAGATCATAGATGTGCCAGGACACGAAAGGTTTCTAAAAAATGCCATAGCTGGGCTTTCCAGCGCACAAGGGCTCATTCTTGTTGTTGATGCCAACGAAGGTCTTATGCCACAAACCGTGGAACACATTAAGCTTGCAAAAAGCTTTGGGATAGAACATTGCGTAGTAGCCATTACCAAGATAGACAAAGCGGATCCAGAACTCATCAAGTTGGTAAAAGAAGATGTAGAGGAGTTTCTTAGGAAAGAGGATGTAAAGTGTTTTGGTTTTTACTTGGTGTCCTCTACTGAAGGTATCGGTCTTGAAGAGCTCAAAGAGGGGATAGCTCATTATGTAGAAAGCCTTCCAGAACCCCCAAAGGATGCCTTCTTTAGATTGAATGTTGACTCAGCTTTTCATATTAGAGGCTATGGGACTGTGTTAAGGGGGAGCTGTGTGTCTGGTACAGTAAAGGAGGGAGACACATTAATTTTGGAACCTTTGGGGATACAAGCCAAAGTAAGAAATATACAGAACCACGGCAGTTTTGTCAAAGAAGGTAAGGCATGGCAGAGGCTTGCCATTAACCTTCCAGAAATAGACCATAAGTTAGTAGAAAGGGGTTTTTGGCTTGTAAAAAAGGAAGAACTGTTAAAAACTAAGATAATTCTTATCTCTGCAGATGGTATAAAACCGGGAAAAGAGTATACCTTCTTTTTTGGCATGAGAGGAGTTTCTGGCATACCAAGGCACATACACGAAAACACATACATGGTAAGACTCTCCCAGCACGTGGTATGCGTAAGGGACGAAAGAGGAGCCATCCTTGACAGCTCAGGTAGGTTTGTGAGCGGATACAAACTGCTTCACCCTAATCCCAAAAGGCTTTCTAAAACTTTTATAAAAAAACATCTTCACCTTTTAGGAGAAGACCCAACAACCTACTATCTTCTTGAAGCTGGAGTAAAGGGAATAAGTATAAAAGAATTAAGCGCATCTTTTGGAAGAGCTATAAACCCACAGCATACCCAAAGTGTGCGCATAGGAGATGTTCTCTATCATCCTCATACACTCAAACAAGTAAAAGAAAGACTGCTTGGTCTTATCCAAAACTCTAAAGGTGTGGTAAAGCTTGCAGAAGTTGTGAGTAAGCTTAAGATAACTCAGGGGGTCCTAAGCTACATCCTAAAAGATTTGAGAGGCTATACGGTAGTTGAAGGCTACCTTTTGGACGAAAGGAGCGCTAAAATTGAAGAACTTGAAAGCTTCAAAAAGCTCATGGAATTTATGCAAGAGGGCATAAAGGAAGAGAAGGAACTTCTTCATTTTAAGGATATACTAACTGTTGCAGTAAGAAAGGGATATATTCACAGCTTAGGAGAGTTCCTTTACATAAGGGATGACATCTTTAAAAACTTTGTTGAAAAACTAAAAGAGTTAGGGGATACATTTAGCGTTCAGCAAGCCAAGGAGAAGTTGGGGCTTACAAGAAAGTACCTTATACCTCTTCTTGAGTACATGGATTTAAAGGGACTAACAAGAAGAGAAGGCAATGTGAGAAAGTTCACAAAAAAGGTGTAG
- a CDS encoding aldehyde dehydrogenase family protein gives MVEKGILLGGRYVESQEKIDVVYPYTGEPIGRVSRASEDHVYNAVELAKEGFKQLSSFTSYERYSVLMRAAQMLQERAEEFARMLVLEVGKTIREARVEVQRAVQTLIFSAEEAKRVGGEVVPLDAHPNGKGKVGFYIRQPVGIVSAITPFNFPLNLSMHKVAPALAAGNAVILKPSERTPITPLMLGELLVSAGIPPSAISVLPGYGYVGKAMTTHPAVRVVSFTGSRKVGEIITRQAGIKKVILELGSNSALVLHKDGDIDKAVAKTVQGGYAIAGQVCISIQRVFVHEDVFDLYLSKLKSAVDNLKVGDPMQEDTDVGPMISPSEVERVQEWVSEAIKEGAKLIRGGVACAESKALLEPTVVSLVPESSLLFKEEAFAPVVVVNPYREVEEAIRGVNSSVYGLQVGVFTKDIDIAWEFIKKVEAGGVLINEGPNFRADHMPYGGVKQSGIGREGPRFAIEDYTEIKMVVWDLGP, from the coding sequence ATGGTAGAAAAGGGCATTCTTTTGGGTGGAAGGTATGTGGAAAGCCAAGAGAAGATAGATGTAGTGTATCCTTATACTGGTGAGCCAATAGGTAGGGTGTCCAGGGCATCAGAGGATCATGTGTATAACGCGGTAGAGTTGGCAAAAGAAGGCTTTAAACAGCTCTCTTCCTTTACTTCTTATGAGCGCTATAGCGTGCTTATGAGAGCTGCACAGATGCTCCAAGAGAGGGCAGAAGAGTTTGCAAGAATGCTTGTGTTAGAGGTGGGAAAAACCATAAGGGAAGCAAGAGTAGAAGTCCAAAGAGCGGTGCAAACTCTTATATTCTCTGCAGAAGAGGCAAAAAGGGTAGGTGGTGAGGTGGTGCCTTTGGACGCTCATCCCAACGGTAAAGGGAAGGTGGGCTTTTATATACGGCAACCTGTTGGTATAGTTTCTGCTATCACTCCCTTTAACTTTCCTCTAAATCTCTCTATGCATAAGGTTGCTCCTGCCTTGGCAGCAGGAAATGCGGTGATCCTCAAACCTTCCGAAAGGACTCCCATCACTCCCCTTATGTTGGGTGAGCTTTTGGTATCTGCTGGAATTCCACCATCTGCCATAAGCGTCCTTCCGGGTTATGGTTATGTAGGAAAGGCAATGACAACGCATCCAGCTGTCAGAGTGGTTTCCTTTACAGGCAGTAGAAAGGTGGGAGAGATCATCACAAGACAGGCAGGTATAAAGAAGGTAATTCTTGAGCTTGGGTCTAACTCAGCTTTGGTTTTACACAAAGATGGAGACATAGACAAAGCGGTGGCAAAAACAGTCCAAGGTGGGTACGCTATAGCGGGGCAGGTTTGTATATCCATTCAGAGGGTATTCGTACATGAAGATGTCTTTGACCTTTATCTGTCAAAACTCAAGTCCGCGGTAGATAACCTGAAGGTAGGAGACCCTATGCAAGAAGACACAGATGTAGGTCCCATGATAAGCCCTTCGGAAGTAGAAAGGGTTCAAGAATGGGTCAGTGAGGCTATAAAAGAGGGTGCTAAGCTCATAAGGGGTGGTGTTGCGTGTGCAGAGAGTAAAGCTCTACTTGAGCCTACAGTGGTAAGCCTTGTGCCAGAAAGCTCCTTGCTTTTTAAAGAAGAAGCCTTTGCACCCGTAGTAGTGGTAAACCCCTACAGAGAAGTAGAAGAAGCCATAAGAGGGGTAAACAGCTCTGTATATGGCCTTCAAGTAGGGGTCTTCACGAAAGATATAGACATAGCCTGGGAGTTTATCAAAAAAGTAGAAGCTGGTGGTGTCCTTATCAACGAGGGACCCAACTTTAGAGCGGATCACATGCCTTACGGAGGTGTAAAGCAGTCAGGCATAGGGAGAGAAGGTCCCAGATTTGCCATAGAAGACTACACAGAGATCAAGATGGTTGTGTGGGATCTGGGACCTTAA
- a CDS encoding polymer-forming cytoskeletal protein: MSEVFLLIIAFIFLLLLPFLPSILELIFKRDKEPIAIDQQRTKEPDYFGKSFIKLLTTALKDLNIQEIEKLKPVYLKLKLNREEWVGFLNDEGLIESVVDTPVVFTEDTALLQNHIFKRELAVFGNAVFLNTCAARSLYVKGDCFIEAPVRIVRWVHVEGNLITKSKADLGVSVYALEVKIRNRTTFKRAYAKKIDTSDEPLLDKKNMPEERTINIKGSLGVKGGITIGGKERPVVVNGDLFSDGDVQIEGNVWVKGNVFSQSSITLKNGVVIGLEGKVKSVVARGKIFIKGPFRIYGYLHSEKLVEARP; the protein is encoded by the coding sequence ATGTCTGAGGTATTTTTGTTAATCATAGCTTTTATCTTCCTTTTACTTTTACCTTTTTTGCCTTCTATCCTTGAGCTAATCTTCAAAAGAGACAAAGAACCCATCGCTATAGATCAACAGCGCACAAAGGAGCCCGACTATTTTGGAAAAAGTTTTATCAAGCTTTTGACTACCGCTTTAAAAGACTTAAACATTCAAGAGATAGAAAAGCTTAAGCCTGTCTATCTAAAGCTCAAGTTAAACAGAGAAGAATGGGTAGGGTTTCTAAATGACGAAGGGTTAATAGAAAGCGTGGTAGATACGCCTGTGGTTTTTACCGAAGATACTGCCCTTTTGCAAAACCATATCTTCAAGAGGGAATTAGCGGTATTTGGAAACGCTGTATTCTTAAATACCTGCGCAGCAAGAAGTCTGTATGTGAAGGGTGATTGTTTTATAGAAGCACCCGTTCGCATTGTGAGATGGGTGCATGTAGAAGGAAATCTTATCACAAAGTCTAAAGCAGACTTAGGTGTAAGTGTTTATGCTCTGGAAGTAAAAATAAGAAACAGAACAACCTTTAAAAGGGCTTATGCCAAAAAGATTGACACATCAGACGAGCCTCTTCTTGATAAAAAAAATATGCCGGAAGAAAGGACTATAAACATAAAGGGAAGCCTTGGCGTAAAAGGTGGTATAACCATAGGTGGTAAAGAAAGGCCTGTTGTAGTAAATGGGGACCTTTTCTCTGATGGTGATGTACAAATAGAAGGGAATGTATGGGTAAAAGGGAATGTGTTCAGTCAAAGTAGTATAACTCTTAAAAACGGGGTAGTTATAGGATTAGAAGGTAAAGTAAAATCAGTAGTAGCAAGAGGTAAAATATTCATAAAAGGACCATTTAGGATTTACGGATATCTACACAGTGAAAAGCTTGTGGAGGCAAGACCTTGA